A stretch of the Acyrthosiphon pisum isolate AL4f chromosome A2, pea_aphid_22Mar2018_4r6ur, whole genome shotgun sequence genome encodes the following:
- the LOC100169122 gene encoding glyceraldehyde-3-phosphate dehydrogenase (The RefSeq protein has 2 substitutions compared to this genomic sequence) → MSNIGINGFGRIGRLVLRASLEKGAKVVAINDPFIGIEYMVYLFKYDSTHGRFKGEVSVDGDVLIVNGNKIKVFSERDPKAIQWGSTGADYVVESTGVFTTIEKASAHLEGGAKKVIISAPSADAPMFVVGVNLDAYNPSFKVVSNASCTTNCLAPLAKVIHDNFGIVEGLMTTVHATTATQKTVDGPSGKLWRDGRGAAQNIIPASTGAAKAVSKVIPELNGKLTGMAFRVPVANVSVVDLTVRLAKPASYQDIKDKVKEAAEGPLKGILGYTEDEVVSSDFIGDTHSSIFDAKAGISLNDQFVKLISWYDNEYGYSNRVVDLIKYMQFKD, encoded by the exons atgtcAAACATTGGTATCAATGGATTTGGTCGTATTGGCCGATTGGTGTTGAGAGCTTCGTTGGAAAAGGGCGCCAAAGTTGTAGCCATCAACGATCCATTCATTGGTATTGAATATATGGTATATTTGTTCAAGTACGATTCCACTCATGGACGTTTCAAAGGCGAAGTTTCTGTTGATGGAGACGTTCTTATTGtcaatg GAAACAAGATCAAGGTGTTCTCTGAACGCGACCCAAAGGCCATCCAATGGGGATCTGCTGGTGCTGATTACGTGGTAGAATCCACTGGTGTGTTTACTACCATTGAAAAAGCATCTGCTCACTTGGAAGGTGGAGCCAAGAAAGTTATCATCTCTGCACCAAGTGCTGATGCACCAATGTTTGTTGTTGGTGTTAACTTGGATGCATACAATCCATCATTCAAAGTTGTATCTAATGCTTCATGCACAACTAACTGCTTGGCTCCATTAGCCAAGGTTATTCATGACAACTTTGGAATTGTTGAAGGTCTTATGACTACTGTTCACGCTACCACCGCCACCCAAAAAACTGTTGATGGACCATCTGGAAAA ttGTGGAGAGATGGCAGAGGTGCTGCCCAAAACATCATTCCTGCATCTACTGGAGCAGCCAAGGCTGTTAGCAAGGTTATCCCAGAACTTAATGGAAAATTAACTGGAATGGCTTTCAGAGTACCAGTTGCTAATGTTTCTGTTGTTGACTTGACTGTAAG actTGCAAAACCAGCATCATACCAAGATATCAAAGATAAAGTCAAGGAAGCCGCAGAAGGACCATTGAAAGGAATTTTGGGTTACACTGAAGATGAAGTTGTGTCTTCCGACTTTATTGGTGATACCCACTCATCAATCTTTGACGCTAAGGCGGGAATTTCATTGAACGACCAATTTGTCAAACTTATTTCAtg gtaCGACAATGAATATGGTTACTCCAACCGTGTTGTGGACTTGATCAAGTACATGCAATCTAAGGATTAA